A genome region from Micromonospora peucetia includes the following:
- a CDS encoding Rv2175c family DNA-binding protein: protein MTDSVPADRAVPGPESAGPADAADWLTLPDVAERLDVSISKVHQMIRDRELIAVRRDGVRRMPADLVANDTVLKHLPGVLNLLADAGYDDEAALRWLYEPDDTLPGAAPAKALAGDQAREVKRRAQALGF from the coding sequence GTGACCGACTCCGTACCCGCCGACCGGGCCGTGCCCGGCCCCGAATCCGCCGGCCCTGCCGATGCCGCCGACTGGCTGACCCTGCCGGACGTGGCCGAGCGCCTCGACGTGTCGATCAGCAAGGTCCACCAGATGATCCGGGACCGGGAGCTGATCGCGGTGCGCCGCGACGGCGTCCGCCGGATGCCGGCCGACCTGGTGGCCAACGACACGGTGCTCAAGCACCTGCCCGGCGTACTCAACCTGCTGGCCGACGCCGGATACGACGACGAGGCCGCGCTGCGCTGGCTCTACGAGCCGGACGACACCCTGCCCGGCGCCGCCCCCGCGAAGGCGCTCGCCGGCGACCAGGCCCGCGAGGTCAAGCGCCGAGCCCAAGCCCTGGGCTTCTGA
- a CDS encoding threonine aldolase family protein: MADPLVDLRSDTVTRPTPGMREAMATAEVGDDVYGEDPTVNALEAEVAALFGHEAALFAPTGSMANQIALQLVVPPGDELLCDADAHVVTYEIGAAAAYGGISSRTWSPVGADLDPDVVAAMIRPEGYHAVPTRAIAVEQTHNRGGGGVIPLATLRELRRIGDDAGVALHCDGARIWHAHVADGVPLAEYGALFDTLSVCLSKGLGAPAGSLVVGSADKIARARVIRKRMGGGMRQAGVLAAAGRYALAHHVDRLAADHAKAARLAEAIAPFGVLATAVRTNLVPLDLAKARLDAHALAAAARAEGVLVSVLGPRTARLVTHQDVDDAGIDRAVEVLTRVLRDT; this comes from the coding sequence GTGGCTGACCCACTCGTCGACCTTCGCTCGGACACGGTCACCCGGCCGACCCCGGGGATGCGCGAGGCGATGGCCACCGCCGAGGTCGGTGACGACGTCTACGGCGAGGACCCGACCGTCAACGCGCTGGAGGCCGAGGTCGCCGCGCTGTTCGGGCACGAGGCGGCGCTGTTCGCCCCGACCGGGTCGATGGCCAACCAGATCGCCCTGCAACTGGTCGTGCCGCCGGGCGACGAACTGCTCTGCGACGCCGACGCGCACGTGGTGACGTACGAGATCGGGGCCGCCGCCGCGTACGGTGGCATCTCCTCGCGGACCTGGTCACCGGTGGGCGCGGACCTCGACCCGGACGTCGTCGCCGCGATGATCCGTCCCGAGGGCTACCACGCGGTCCCCACCCGGGCGATCGCCGTCGAGCAGACCCACAACCGGGGCGGCGGCGGGGTGATCCCGCTGGCCACCCTGCGTGAGCTGCGCCGGATCGGCGACGACGCGGGCGTGGCCCTGCACTGCGACGGGGCCCGGATCTGGCACGCACACGTCGCCGACGGCGTGCCGCTGGCCGAGTACGGCGCCCTCTTCGACACCCTGTCGGTCTGCCTCTCCAAGGGGCTCGGCGCGCCGGCCGGCTCGCTGGTCGTCGGCAGCGCCGACAAGATCGCCCGGGCCCGGGTGATCCGCAAGCGGATGGGTGGCGGGATGCGGCAGGCCGGTGTCCTCGCCGCCGCCGGCCGGTACGCCCTCGCCCACCACGTCGACCGGCTCGCCGCCGACCACGCGAAGGCGGCCCGGCTCGCCGAGGCGATCGCTCCGTTCGGGGTGCTGGCCACGGCTGTCCGGACCAACCTCGTGCCGCTGGACCTGGCGAAGGCGCGGCTGGACGCGCACGCCCTGGCCGCCGCCGCCCGCGCCGAGGGCGTCCTGGTCTCGGTGCTCGGCCCCCGCACCGCCCGCCTGGTCACCCACCAGGATGTCGACGACGCCGGCATCGACCGGGCTGTCGAGGTCCTCACCCGCGTCCTGCGCGACACCTGA
- a CDS encoding phytoene desaturase family protein: protein MARIVVVGAGVGGLATAARLAATGHQVTVLERADTVGGKLGRYVHDTPAGPFHFDTGPSLLTLPDVFHDLFESTGAKLDEYLDLTPVDPIVRHVFPGGGPALDSCADPAEFAARIGAAFGDRAAGEWQRLWRRAARVWQASNRDILRRPIDSPVDLAALSWRLGDLAAIGPGRTLRGLGRRHLSDPRLRMLLDRYATYTGADPRRAPAALVAVPYAELTFGGWYLRGGLGTLADALLTRCLDLGVVVQTGTTVTRIDAAGGRVHGVRLRGVTTPVPADVVVSNVDALTLYRDLLPSPRRLAGLTDRSLAGFVLLLGVAGDTGLAHHNVFFPHGYDAEFDAVFGHPGRGVRARPAADPTVFVTVADDPMVRPAGHEAWFVLVNAPRHGTAPGAVDWRRPGLAEAYADRVLDVLAERGVDVRDRLVFREVRTPADLDDATGAPGGSIYGTAGGLLRPANRGPAHGLWLVGGSSHPGGGLPMVTLSAQIVADEIGPAW, encoded by the coding sequence ATGGCGCGGATCGTGGTCGTCGGCGCCGGGGTGGGAGGCCTGGCCACCGCCGCCCGGCTGGCCGCCACCGGGCACCAGGTCACCGTGCTCGAACGCGCTGACACCGTCGGTGGCAAGCTCGGCCGGTACGTCCACGACACCCCGGCCGGCCCGTTCCACTTCGACACCGGGCCGAGCCTGCTCACCCTGCCCGACGTCTTCCACGACCTGTTCGAGTCGACCGGCGCGAAGCTCGACGAGTACCTGGACCTGACGCCGGTGGACCCGATCGTGCGGCACGTCTTCCCCGGCGGCGGCCCGGCCCTCGACTCGTGCGCGGACCCGGCCGAGTTCGCCGCCCGGATCGGCGCGGCCTTCGGCGACCGGGCCGCCGGGGAGTGGCAGCGCCTGTGGCGCCGGGCCGCGCGGGTGTGGCAGGCGTCGAACAGGGACATCCTGCGCCGCCCGATCGACTCCCCGGTGGACCTGGCCGCCCTGTCCTGGCGGCTGGGCGACCTGGCCGCCATCGGCCCGGGCCGGACGCTGCGCGGGCTGGGCCGACGGCACCTGTCCGACCCCCGGCTGCGGATGCTGCTGGACCGGTACGCCACCTACACCGGCGCCGACCCGCGCCGGGCGCCGGCCGCGCTGGTCGCCGTGCCCTACGCCGAGCTGACCTTCGGCGGCTGGTACCTGCGCGGCGGGCTGGGCACGCTCGCCGACGCGCTGCTGACCCGCTGCCTGGACCTCGGCGTGGTCGTGCAGACCGGCACCACGGTCACCCGGATCGACGCCGCGGGCGGCCGGGTGCACGGCGTACGCCTGCGCGGCGTCACCACGCCGGTCCCCGCCGACGTGGTGGTGTCCAACGTCGACGCGCTCACCCTCTACCGGGACCTGCTGCCCAGCCCGCGCCGGCTGGCCGGGCTGACCGACCGCAGCCTGGCCGGTTTCGTGCTGCTGCTCGGCGTCGCCGGGGACACGGGGCTGGCCCACCACAACGTGTTCTTCCCGCACGGCTACGACGCCGAGTTCGACGCGGTCTTCGGCCACCCGGGGCGCGGCGTGCGGGCCCGGCCGGCGGCGGACCCCACCGTCTTCGTCACCGTGGCCGACGACCCGATGGTCCGGCCGGCCGGCCACGAGGCGTGGTTCGTGCTGGTCAACGCCCCTCGCCACGGCACCGCCCCCGGTGCCGTCGACTGGCGCCGGCCCGGCCTCGCCGAGGCGTACGCCGACCGGGTCCTCGACGTGTTGGCCGAGCGCGGCGTCGACGTGCGGGACCGGCTGGTGTTCCGGGAGGTCCGCACCCCGGCCGACCTGGACGACGCGACCGGCGCACCCGGTGGATCGATCTACGGCACCGCGGGCGGCCTGCTGCGCCCGGCCAACCGGGGCCCGGCGCACGGGCTGTGGCTGGTCGGCGGCTCCAGCCACCCGGGCGGCGGCCTGCCGATGGTGACCCTCTCCGCCCAGATCGTCGCCGACGAGATCGGCCCCGCCTGGTAG
- a CDS encoding deoxyribonuclease IV: MSAQPRPVGSHTPTSGGLAKTALPYADAAGSQVVQVYVSNSRGWALPAGDPAQDTLFRDGCGERGLPVFIHASLLVNLGSPTANTVERSAETLAHALRRGRAIGAEGVVFHAGSSVDERYAEAAMRQVRETLLPLLDETAAADGPRLLVEPSAGGGRSLASRAEHLGPYLDAVDGHPWLGVCFDTCHAWAAGHDLAAEGGMTATLDTLVATVGADRLRLVHANDSKDLCGSTRDRHENIGRGTIGETAFAELMAHPATAGVPVVVETPTEQHVGHAADIATLRRLHP; the protein is encoded by the coding sequence ATGTCGGCACAACCCCGGCCGGTCGGCTCGCACACGCCCACCTCAGGCGGTCTGGCGAAGACCGCCCTGCCGTACGCCGACGCGGCCGGCTCACAGGTCGTGCAGGTCTACGTGTCCAACTCGCGGGGCTGGGCACTGCCGGCCGGCGACCCGGCCCAGGACACGTTGTTCCGCGACGGCTGCGGCGAGCGGGGCCTGCCCGTCTTCATCCACGCGTCGTTGCTCGTCAACCTCGGCTCCCCCACCGCGAACACGGTCGAGCGTTCGGCGGAGACGCTCGCCCACGCACTGCGCCGGGGCCGGGCGATCGGCGCCGAGGGTGTGGTCTTCCACGCCGGCAGCTCGGTCGACGAGCGGTACGCCGAAGCCGCGATGCGGCAGGTACGCGAGACGCTGCTGCCGCTGCTCGACGAGACGGCGGCAGCGGACGGCCCGCGGCTGCTGGTCGAGCCGAGCGCGGGCGGCGGTCGCTCGCTCGCCTCCCGGGCGGAGCACCTCGGGCCCTATCTCGACGCGGTGGACGGGCACCCCTGGCTCGGGGTCTGCTTCGACACGTGCCACGCCTGGGCCGCCGGGCACGATCTGGCCGCCGAGGGCGGCATGACCGCGACGCTGGACACGCTCGTGGCGACGGTCGGTGCCGACCGGCTGCGGCTGGTGCACGCGAACGACTCGAAGGATCTCTGCGGCTCCACCCGGGACCGGCACGAGAACATCGGCAGGGGCACCATCGGCGAGACGGCGTTCGCCGAGCTGATGGCGCATCCGGCCACCGCCGGCGTACCGGTCGTGGTGGAGACCCCGACGGAGCAGCACGTCGGCCACGCCGCCGACATCGCCACCCTCCGGCGACTGCACCCCTGA
- the pknB gene encoding Stk1 family PASTA domain-containing Ser/Thr kinase, producing the protein MDTQVADTLLGSLIDGRYRIRGRVARGGMATVYTATDERLERTVAVKIIHPSQAPEARARTTGFVARFTDEAKTIARLTHPNVVAVYDQGTHSGLPYLVMEYVRGRTLRDVLAERRRLNPDEALAIAEQMLAAIAAAHRAGLVHRDVKPENVLVAEAPTGGTANLVDSVVKVADFGLARAVEASADDENGNQLMATVAYVAPELVTDGHADPRTDVYSAGIVLFEMLTGRVPYDGDRPVDVAWQHVDNDVPAPSTLVPGLPKALDELVARATRRDPGARPTDAGALLAEVQAVRDDLGDADANSRTAVLRRVSDEPMAGPTMMVAAVRPAERPAWARLPEGGAPRAGRRRAEPEEGESLWSRLSALRTQVMGDPRGRMAVVAAVVVLVLVAAGGGWWFGAGRYTEAPQLVAMTKADAEAQAARAGFVLSYADPRYDEKVPKDAVLAQDPASASRIVKGDTITLTLSMGPERFPVPDVVGKEFELAEADLLAAKLVVAKGTARYDDNLPSGVVVAVNPEAGTEVKPGDKVTVILSKGKAPISVPNLVGKSLGEARTILAQLGLVLVEPPTYKDSDKPRDEVLGQSPADGSGVERGAKVKLELSKGPPLVVVPRVIDLPCQQAKQQLESQGFPVAIQFNPNGIVRFQNPENTEVPPGTPVTLGCM; encoded by the coding sequence ATGGACACACAGGTCGCCGACACGTTGCTGGGCTCGCTGATCGACGGGCGCTACCGCATCCGCGGTCGCGTGGCTCGTGGCGGCATGGCGACCGTGTACACCGCCACCGACGAGCGCCTCGAGCGCACCGTGGCGGTCAAGATCATTCACCCGTCCCAGGCCCCGGAGGCGCGAGCGCGGACGACGGGCTTCGTGGCGAGGTTCACCGACGAGGCGAAGACCATCGCCCGGCTGACCCACCCCAATGTCGTCGCGGTCTACGACCAGGGCACCCACTCCGGCCTGCCCTACCTCGTGATGGAGTATGTCCGCGGTCGCACCCTGCGTGACGTGCTCGCCGAGCGGCGCCGGCTCAACCCCGACGAGGCGCTGGCCATCGCCGAGCAGATGCTCGCCGCGATCGCCGCCGCACACCGGGCGGGGCTGGTGCACCGCGACGTGAAGCCGGAGAACGTCCTGGTCGCCGAGGCCCCCACCGGCGGCACGGCCAACCTGGTCGACAGCGTGGTCAAGGTCGCCGACTTCGGGCTGGCCCGGGCCGTCGAGGCGAGCGCCGACGACGAGAACGGCAACCAGCTGATGGCCACGGTCGCGTACGTGGCCCCGGAGCTGGTCACCGACGGCCACGCCGACCCCCGCACCGACGTCTACTCCGCCGGCATCGTGCTGTTCGAGATGCTCACCGGTCGGGTGCCCTATGACGGGGACCGCCCGGTCGACGTCGCCTGGCAGCACGTCGACAATGACGTTCCGGCACCGTCGACCCTGGTGCCGGGCCTGCCGAAGGCGCTCGACGAACTGGTCGCCCGGGCCACCCGGCGTGATCCGGGCGCCCGGCCGACCGATGCCGGCGCGCTGCTCGCCGAGGTGCAGGCGGTCCGGGACGACCTGGGCGACGCGGACGCGAACTCGCGTACCGCCGTGTTGCGCCGGGTGTCCGACGAGCCGATGGCCGGGCCGACGATGATGGTCGCGGCGGTCCGGCCGGCCGAGCGGCCCGCCTGGGCCCGGCTGCCCGAGGGCGGCGCCCCACGGGCGGGCCGCCGGCGGGCCGAGCCCGAGGAGGGCGAGAGCCTGTGGTCGCGGCTGTCCGCGCTGCGCACCCAGGTCATGGGCGACCCGCGGGGCCGGATGGCGGTCGTCGCCGCCGTGGTGGTGCTGGTCCTGGTGGCCGCCGGCGGCGGCTGGTGGTTCGGGGCCGGGCGCTACACGGAGGCGCCGCAGCTGGTGGCCATGACGAAGGCCGACGCGGAGGCGCAGGCCGCCCGCGCCGGGTTCGTCCTCAGCTACGCCGACCCGCGCTACGACGAGAAGGTCCCGAAGGACGCCGTCCTGGCGCAGGACCCGGCCTCCGCCAGCCGGATCGTCAAGGGCGACACGATCACGCTGACCCTATCGATGGGTCCGGAGCGTTTCCCGGTGCCCGACGTGGTGGGCAAGGAGTTCGAGCTCGCCGAGGCAGATCTGCTCGCCGCGAAGCTGGTGGTGGCGAAGGGCACCGCCCGCTACGACGACAACCTGCCCTCGGGCGTCGTGGTGGCCGTCAACCCGGAGGCCGGCACCGAGGTCAAGCCGGGCGACAAGGTCACGGTCATCCTGAGCAAGGGCAAGGCTCCGATCTCGGTGCCGAACCTGGTCGGCAAGAGCCTGGGTGAGGCGCGGACGATCCTCGCCCAGCTGGGCCTGGTGCTGGTGGAGCCGCCCACCTACAAGGACTCCGACAAGCCCAGGGACGAGGTCCTCGGGCAGAGCCCGGCGGACGGCTCCGGGGTGGAGCGGGGTGCGAAGGTCAAGCTCGAGCTGAGCAAGGGCCCGCCGCTGGTCGTCGTGCCCCGGGTCATCGACCTGCCGTGCCAGCAGGCCAAGCAGCAGCTGGAGAGCCAGGGTTTCCCGGTGGCGATCCAGTTCAACCCGAACGGCATCGTCCGGTTCCAGAACCCGGAGAACACGGAGGTGCCGCCGGGCACCCCGGTCACCCTCGGGTGCATGTAG
- a CDS encoding CDP-alcohol phosphatidyltransferase family protein, giving the protein MVGTQLNWDDYATAWARLHGGFDPRAATPVVRAWLRFSYHLGFVLGRLRVGPTPVTVVGVLLCACVPLFAVRPQDGPFLAALFVLLAAVADSVDGAVAVATNRTTRLGYVYDSLADRLGEVAWLAAFWLVGAPGALVVTAGVLSWLHEYVRARAVSAGMRELGAVTVGERPTRVAVALVGLLLAGLTGLIEPDLAAGTITMATAVWVLLAGFGLGQLLSTVRRALIDAG; this is encoded by the coding sequence GTGGTGGGCACACAGCTGAACTGGGACGATTACGCCACGGCCTGGGCGCGGCTGCACGGGGGCTTCGACCCTCGGGCGGCGACCCCGGTCGTCCGCGCGTGGCTGCGGTTCTCGTACCACCTCGGGTTCGTGCTGGGCCGGCTGCGGGTCGGCCCGACCCCGGTCACCGTGGTCGGCGTGCTGCTCTGCGCCTGCGTGCCGCTGTTCGCCGTACGGCCGCAGGACGGCCCGTTCCTCGCGGCGCTGTTCGTGCTGCTCGCCGCGGTGGCGGACAGTGTCGACGGCGCGGTGGCGGTGGCCACGAACCGGACCACCCGGCTCGGCTACGTCTACGACTCCCTGGCCGACCGGCTCGGTGAGGTCGCCTGGCTGGCCGCGTTCTGGCTGGTCGGCGCGCCGGGGGCGCTCGTCGTGACCGCCGGGGTGCTCTCCTGGCTGCACGAGTACGTCCGTGCCCGGGCGGTCTCCGCCGGGATGCGGGAGCTCGGCGCGGTGACCGTGGGGGAGCGCCCCACCCGGGTCGCGGTGGCCCTGGTCGGGCTGCTGCTGGCCGGGTTGACCGGGCTGATCGAGCCGGACCTGGCCGCCGGCACGATCACCATGGCGACCGCTGTCTGGGTGCTGCTGGCAGGGTTCGGCCTCGGCCAGTTGCTCTCCACCGTCCGCCGGGCCCTGATCGACGCCGGCTGA
- a CDS encoding helix-turn-helix domain-containing protein, which translates to MTPPPPPGPQLLGPLLAQLRLARGWSQLRVAAELCAASGVPTLSRNEVSRWERQLRVPGEFWLGWLAVVLAVPVDLLSTAATRTRGLDAPPTFGGSRPRAALLALAQRWVADPRDVLLPGAPAAGHRPPAGPPGPASTSPQEADGGREGPVRLAELRRLDDLAGGADLAGLGAYRLGRAVRALSGCGPSERRRLLPGLAESAQLAGWLAADAGDAAGALDTYRLALRAAAAAGDPALAGHVLGSASHLLTGVGDPQGALVLARIAYAGARQSASPGLRALLLHRVALAAALGGRAGAARQALDAACRLTDAPEPGREPPWLYWLDGPELAAMAGRTLVAMGRPLPAEAPLHAVRRRSPRTAAIYGGWLARGYLRLGEVERACAVAGEALLDAVRAGSPRAVGQLAEVRRLLAGHGDVPAVRRYRALATAATPYLPRSGPPPGPTGRRAPAGRTARRPPGGATGSDPTG; encoded by the coding sequence ATGACGCCGCCCCCGCCGCCCGGCCCGCAACTGCTCGGGCCGCTGCTCGCCCAGCTCCGGCTGGCCCGCGGCTGGAGCCAGCTGCGAGTCGCAGCCGAGCTCTGCGCCGCGTCCGGCGTGCCGACCCTCAGTAGGAACGAGGTCTCCCGGTGGGAGCGGCAGTTGCGCGTCCCCGGCGAGTTCTGGCTCGGCTGGCTCGCCGTCGTCCTCGCGGTGCCGGTCGACCTGCTGTCCACCGCCGCGACCCGCACCCGCGGCCTCGACGCACCGCCGACCTTCGGCGGATCCCGGCCCCGGGCCGCACTGCTCGCCCTGGCCCAGCGCTGGGTGGCCGACCCGCGTGACGTGCTGCTGCCCGGCGCTCCGGCAGCAGGTCACCGCCCCCCAGCCGGGCCACCCGGGCCGGCGTCGACGTCCCCGCAGGAGGCCGACGGCGGGCGGGAGGGTCCGGTGCGGCTGGCGGAGCTGCGCCGGCTCGACGACCTCGCCGGCGGGGCCGACCTGGCCGGGCTCGGGGCGTACCGGCTGGGGCGGGCGGTGCGGGCGCTGTCCGGGTGTGGCCCCTCCGAGCGCCGTCGGCTGCTGCCCGGGCTGGCCGAGTCCGCCCAGCTCGCCGGCTGGCTCGCCGCGGACGCCGGAGACGCCGCCGGCGCACTGGACACCTACCGGCTGGCGCTACGCGCCGCCGCGGCGGCCGGCGACCCGGCGCTCGCCGGGCACGTGCTCGGCTCAGCCAGCCACCTGCTCACCGGCGTCGGCGACCCGCAGGGCGCGCTGGTGCTGGCCCGGATCGCGTACGCCGGGGCACGGCAGTCGGCCAGCCCCGGCCTGCGCGCCCTGCTGCTGCACCGGGTGGCCCTGGCCGCGGCGCTGGGCGGCCGGGCCGGGGCGGCCCGACAGGCGCTCGACGCGGCCTGCCGGTTGACCGACGCGCCGGAGCCGGGCCGGGAGCCACCGTGGCTCTACTGGCTCGACGGGCCGGAGCTGGCCGCGATGGCCGGGCGCACGCTGGTCGCGATGGGCCGACCGCTCCCGGCCGAGGCACCGCTGCACGCCGTCCGGCGGCGCAGCCCCCGCACCGCCGCGATCTACGGCGGCTGGCTGGCCCGGGGCTACCTGCGACTCGGCGAGGTGGAGCGGGCCTGCGCGGTGGCCGGCGAGGCGCTGCTCGACGCCGTACGCGCCGGGTCGCCCCGCGCAGTGGGCCAACTGGCCGAGGTACGCCGGCTGCTGGCCGGGCACGGCGACGTGCCGGCCGTCCGGCGGTACCGGGCGCTCGCCACCGCGGCCACTCCGTACCTGCCCCGTTCGGGGCCCCCACCTGGGCCGACCGGCCGGCGGGCTCCGGCGGGGCGTACGGCGCGTCGGCCCCCCGGTGGCGCGACGGGGTCCGACCCGACCGGCTAG
- a CDS encoding polyprenyl synthetase family protein, whose product MTHAAPVSPVDRAGLRQRIDKALTEFLASQRAWMAEVDDALAPLAEAIEAFVLGGGKRLRPAFAYWGFRGAGGVDTDQVVTALAALEFVQASALIHDDLMDRSDTRRGEPAVHRRFAARHRAAGWGGDADGFGDAAAILLGDLSLVWSDELLHSAGLDPHTVARARPVFDAMRTEVTVGQYLDVLTQVTGDTSVERAGKVARYKSAKYTVERPLLLGAALADAPAEVRAAYSAYGLPLGEAFQLRDDVLGVFGDPAQTGKPAGDDLREGKRTYLVAAALETTDRAGRELLLGGLGDPGLDEAGVARLRELIDGSGALARTEQRIGVLTDTALAALAAVDLDTEARQALVDLAIAATRRAD is encoded by the coding sequence GTGACCCACGCTGCTCCTGTTTCCCCCGTCGACCGCGCCGGGCTGCGCCAACGGATCGACAAGGCCCTGACCGAGTTCCTGGCCAGCCAGCGCGCCTGGATGGCCGAGGTCGACGACGCCCTGGCTCCACTCGCCGAAGCGATCGAGGCGTTCGTCCTCGGCGGCGGCAAACGACTGCGGCCGGCGTTCGCCTACTGGGGGTTCCGGGGAGCCGGCGGGGTGGACACCGACCAGGTGGTCACCGCCCTGGCCGCGTTGGAGTTCGTACAGGCCAGTGCACTGATCCACGACGACCTGATGGACCGGTCCGACACCCGGCGCGGCGAGCCGGCGGTGCACCGGCGGTTCGCGGCCAGGCACCGGGCGGCCGGCTGGGGCGGCGACGCGGACGGTTTCGGCGACGCCGCGGCGATCCTGCTGGGCGACCTGTCCCTGGTCTGGTCGGACGAGCTGCTGCACTCCGCCGGGCTGGACCCGCACACGGTGGCCCGGGCCCGGCCGGTCTTCGACGCCATGCGTACCGAGGTCACCGTCGGCCAGTACCTCGACGTGCTGACCCAGGTCACCGGGGACACCTCGGTGGAGCGGGCCGGCAAGGTCGCCCGCTACAAGTCGGCGAAATACACGGTCGAACGGCCACTGCTGCTCGGCGCCGCGCTGGCCGACGCGCCGGCGGAGGTCCGGGCGGCGTACTCCGCGTACGGGCTGCCGCTGGGTGAGGCCTTCCAACTCCGTGACGACGTACTGGGGGTCTTCGGCGATCCCGCCCAGACCGGCAAGCCGGCCGGTGACGACCTACGCGAGGGCAAACGGACCTACCTGGTGGCGGCGGCCCTGGAAACGACCGACAGGGCGGGCCGGGAACTGCTGCTCGGCGGGCTCGGTGACCCGGGGCTGGACGAGGCCGGGGTCGCCCGGCTGCGCGAGCTGATCGACGGCAGCGGGGCGTTGGCGCGTACGGAGCAGCGGATCGGCGTGCTGACCGACACCGCGCTGGCCGCGCTGGCCGCCGTCGACCTGGACACCGAGGCCCGGCAGGCCCTGGTCGACCTGGCCATCGCCGCCACCCGCCGCGCCGACTGA
- the metF gene encoding methylenetetrahydrofolate reductase [NAD(P)H], which yields MALGLPSVLPNPQPAIGELIRDRQPTFSFEFFPPKTEQGERLLWQAIRELESLRPSFVSITYGAGGSTRDTTVAVTERIATETTLLPMAHLTAVNHSVAELRHVIGRLAGVGVRNVLAVRGDPPGDPGGDWVRHPEGVLYAEDLVRLVRDAGDFSVGVAAFPYKHPRSSDVAGDTAHFVRKCRAGADFAITQMFFDADDYLRLRDRVAAAGCATPILAGVMPVTQIGTIERSVQLSGAPFPPALAERFAKVADDAEAVRRLGVEQASEMCRRLLDEGVPGIHFITLNRSTATREVWQNLQAGARV from the coding sequence GTGGCGCTCGGTCTTCCATCAGTCCTCCCCAATCCGCAGCCGGCGATCGGGGAGCTGATCCGTGACCGCCAGCCGACATTCTCCTTCGAGTTCTTCCCGCCGAAGACCGAGCAGGGTGAGCGGCTGCTGTGGCAGGCGATCCGCGAGCTGGAGTCGCTGCGCCCGTCGTTCGTCTCGATCACCTACGGCGCGGGCGGGTCGACCCGCGACACCACCGTCGCGGTCACCGAGCGGATCGCCACCGAGACCACCCTGCTGCCGATGGCCCACCTCACCGCTGTCAACCACTCCGTGGCCGAGTTGCGCCACGTCATCGGTCGGCTCGCCGGGGTCGGGGTGCGCAACGTGCTCGCCGTGCGGGGCGACCCGCCGGGCGACCCGGGCGGCGACTGGGTGCGCCACCCCGAGGGCGTGCTGTATGCCGAGGACCTGGTCCGGCTCGTACGCGACGCCGGCGACTTCAGCGTCGGGGTGGCGGCGTTCCCCTACAAGCACCCGCGCTCATCCGACGTGGCCGGCGACACGGCGCACTTCGTCCGCAAGTGCCGGGCCGGCGCCGACTTCGCGATCACCCAGATGTTCTTCGACGCCGACGACTACCTGCGGCTGCGCGACCGGGTCGCCGCCGCCGGCTGCGCCACCCCGATCCTGGCCGGCGTGATGCCGGTGACCCAGATCGGCACCATCGAGCGCTCGGTGCAGCTCTCGGGGGCGCCCTTCCCGCCGGCCCTGGCCGAGCGGTTCGCGAAGGTCGCCGACGACGCGGAGGCGGTGCGCCGGCTCGGTGTCGAGCAGGCCAGCGAGATGTGCCGGCGGCTGCTCGACGAGGGCGTGCCGGGGATCCACTTCATCACCCTCAACCGCTCCACCGCCACCCGCGAGGTCTGGCAGAACCTCCAGGCCGGCGCGCGGGTGTGA